A region from the Silene latifolia isolate original U9 population chromosome 7, ASM4854445v1, whole genome shotgun sequence genome encodes:
- the LOC141591277 gene encoding mediator of RNA polymerase II transcription subunit 4-like: protein MLQIAIKDAPILTFTEKMNAAERLLDVLLDDYADYRRPKRSKLEDIGNSALKVSDIIRYAQKISYTTFAPPEFRAGGPLRGALPPAPQEDQMRASQLYTFANLDVGLPKMAEDIEPLMEIPTIPEPNTMGLPPNFPVSVPAGWQPGMPVELPRDLPLPPRGWKPGDPITLPPMESAPLLSPNNVHYQQQQQRPPGRACDEVLHVNKVDINILGDNDSSSDEYSTSDEEISDDED from the coding sequence ATGTTACAAATTGCAATCAAAGACGCCCCGATTCTTACCTTTACTGAGAAAATGAATGCGGCTGAGCGACTTCTCGACGTTCTTTTAGACGACTATGCTGATTATCGCCGCCCTAAGCGATCAAAGCTAGAAGATATTGGTAACTCCGCTTTGAAAGTATCAGATATCATCCGGTATGCTCAGAAGATCAGCTATACAACCTTCGCACCACCCGAGTTTCGTGCTGGGGGACCACTACGAGGCGCTCTTCCACCGGCTCCACAAGAGGATCAGATGCGGGCCTCCCAACTGTACACTTTCGCCAATCTCGATGTGGGCCTACCTAAAATGGCCGAGGATATCGAACCCCTCATGGAGATCCCTACTATACCCGAACCTAATACAATGGGTCTCCCCCCAAATTTCCCGGTTTCTGTTCCAGCTGGTTGGCAACCAGGTATGCCGGTGGAGTTACCCAGAGATTTACCTTTGCCGCCTCGTGGATGGAAGCCGGGGGATCCCATCACATTGCCACCAATGGAATCAGCTCCATTGTTATCTCCTAACAATGTACACtaccagcaacaacaacaacgtcCTCCTGGAAGAGCATGTGATGAAGTTTTACATGTCAACAAGGTTGACATCAATATTCTTGGTGATAATGACAGTAGTAGTGATGAATATTCTACTTCTGATGAAGAAATCTCAGACGACGAGGATTAA